In Oreochromis aureus strain Israel breed Guangdong linkage group 20, ZZ_aureus, whole genome shotgun sequence, the following are encoded in one genomic region:
- the her9 gene encoding hairy-related 9 isoform X1: MPADTMEKQTASPIAGAPANGSHTPDKPKNASEHRKSSKPIMEKRRRARINESLGQLKTLILDALKKDSSRHSKLEKADILEMTVKHLRNLQRVQMSAALSADATVLSKYRAGFNECMNEVTRFLSTSEGVNSEVRSRLLNHLSNCLSQMMSMNYPQQSPSQQAHLAQPLHVQLPSTLPISGAAMGPKLSPAEAVSPKVFGGFQLVPATDGQFAFLIPNPAFTSTTAPVIPLYANTGVPVAVNASPVHGSSAPTAASPVHGMTSFSGGSQAVSPVGVSTGSESSEPVWRPW; this comes from the exons ATGCCAGCTGACACTATGGAAAAGCAGACGGCATCCCCTATTGCCGGCGCACCTGCAAACGGATCACACACACCGGACAAGCCAAAAAATGCCAGCGAGCACAGAAAA TCTTCGAAGCCGATCATGGAAAAACGCAGGAGAGCAAGAATTAACGAAAGCCTGGGACAGCTCAAGACACTCATCCTGGACGCGCTTAAAAAAGAT AGCTCCAGACACTCCAAGCTGGAAAAAGCAGACATCCTGGAGATGACAGTGAAGCACTTGAGGAACCTGCAGCGCGTACAGATGAGCG CAGCGCTCTCAGCTGACGCCACGGTCCTGAGCAAATACAGAGCCGGATTCAACGAATGCATGAACGAGGTCACCCGCTTTCTCTCCACCTCAGAGGGAGTGAACTCTGAGGTGAGGTCGAGGCTCCTCAACCATTTATCCAACTGCTTGAGCCAGATGATGTCTATGAACTACCCGCAGCAGTCCCCGTCTCAGCAGGCACACCTGGCCCAGCCCCTGCATGTGCAACTTCCATCCACTCTGCCCATCAGCGGGGCCGCAATGGGCCCCAAGCTCAGTCCCGCTGAGGCCGTGTCCCCCAAGGTCTTTGGTGGGTTCCAGCTGGTGCCCGCAACAGATGGACAGTTTGCTTTTTTGATCCCCAACCCGGCCTTTACCTCCACCACTGCCCCTGTCATCCCCCTTTACGCAAACACAGGAGTGCCTGTTGCGGTTAACGCCAGCCCGGTGCACGGCAGCTCAGCACCCACTGCAGCATCTCCTGTTCATGGCATGACGTCCTTCTCCGGAGGGTCCCAGGCGGTCAGCCCTGTGGGGGTCAGCACCGGCTCCGAGAGCAGCGAGCCTGTGTGGCGGCCGTGGTAG
- the her9 gene encoding hairy-related 9 isoform X2, whose product MPADTMEKQTASPIAGAPANGSHTPDKPKNASEHRKSSKPIMEKRRRARINESLGQLKTLILDALKKDSSRHSKLEKADILEMTVKHLRNLQRVQMSALSADATVLSKYRAGFNECMNEVTRFLSTSEGVNSEVRSRLLNHLSNCLSQMMSMNYPQQSPSQQAHLAQPLHVQLPSTLPISGAAMGPKLSPAEAVSPKVFGGFQLVPATDGQFAFLIPNPAFTSTTAPVIPLYANTGVPVAVNASPVHGSSAPTAASPVHGMTSFSGGSQAVSPVGVSTGSESSEPVWRPW is encoded by the exons ATGCCAGCTGACACTATGGAAAAGCAGACGGCATCCCCTATTGCCGGCGCACCTGCAAACGGATCACACACACCGGACAAGCCAAAAAATGCCAGCGAGCACAGAAAA TCTTCGAAGCCGATCATGGAAAAACGCAGGAGAGCAAGAATTAACGAAAGCCTGGGACAGCTCAAGACACTCATCCTGGACGCGCTTAAAAAAGAT AGCTCCAGACACTCCAAGCTGGAAAAAGCAGACATCCTGGAGATGACAGTGAAGCACTTGAGGAACCTGCAGCGCGTACAGATGAGCG CGCTCTCAGCTGACGCCACGGTCCTGAGCAAATACAGAGCCGGATTCAACGAATGCATGAACGAGGTCACCCGCTTTCTCTCCACCTCAGAGGGAGTGAACTCTGAGGTGAGGTCGAGGCTCCTCAACCATTTATCCAACTGCTTGAGCCAGATGATGTCTATGAACTACCCGCAGCAGTCCCCGTCTCAGCAGGCACACCTGGCCCAGCCCCTGCATGTGCAACTTCCATCCACTCTGCCCATCAGCGGGGCCGCAATGGGCCCCAAGCTCAGTCCCGCTGAGGCCGTGTCCCCCAAGGTCTTTGGTGGGTTCCAGCTGGTGCCCGCAACAGATGGACAGTTTGCTTTTTTGATCCCCAACCCGGCCTTTACCTCCACCACTGCCCCTGTCATCCCCCTTTACGCAAACACAGGAGTGCCTGTTGCGGTTAACGCCAGCCCGGTGCACGGCAGCTCAGCACCCACTGCAGCATCTCCTGTTCATGGCATGACGTCCTTCTCCGGAGGGTCCCAGGCGGTCAGCCCTGTGGGGGTCAGCACCGGCTCCGAGAGCAGCGAGCCTGTGTGGCGGCCGTGGTAG